From the genome of Chaetodon trifascialis isolate fChaTrf1 chromosome 4, fChaTrf1.hap1, whole genome shotgun sequence:
CCCCCTCGTGGTTGGCAGAGGACCACAGAGCAGCCTGCACAGGGTACCACTGTCTGAGCATGGCTGAAGATTGTGGTGATCCTGTAGCAGCCTGGGGGAGAATTTAAGATAATTGGGGTACATAATTAACCCAAAATCTATATTAAACATCAGTGAGGAAAATAAGTGTGCAGCCCCTACCCGCGCATTTAACATCCATGAAGTAGGAGTTGGGACTCTGCACCAGCCTCTTCTTCTTGTGTCTCATCCTCTCCCTTGTAAAACTGGGGTACATCAGATCCTTAGCCTGTTGCAATAGAGATCAGAGCATTTGTCATTTCAAAGATCTAAattcacagtttgtgtttttaatcattattttttatttcacttattCATTGAATAACAAGGCGATGGCcgtttcatgtttttgttgtactCTACTGCCCCCTACAGTCTGATGACTGAACTGCACTTTgagcaaaataaacagacatGTCCAGACAAGCCCAAGCATCACTCCTAACCGCTGAAGCTATTACACCTCTACACTGACTACAGATGATTTACCAACATATTTACACATATTCACGGTGCATGGATTAACTGATAAATAAACCTTTCTCATTCTCTTTCCGTGTAATGTTAAGTTTATCAATTGATGGCAGGATATTGAACAAGCTTTCTGTCaacaatt
Proteins encoded in this window:
- the LOC139329787 gene encoding small ribosomal subunit protein eS27-like, whose translation is MSAKDLMYPSFTRERMRHKKKRLVQSPNSYFMDVKCAGCYRITTIFSHAQTVVPCAGCSVVLCQPRGGKCRLTEGCAFRKKYS